Proteins from a genomic interval of Chryseobacterium indologenes:
- a CDS encoding efflux RND transporter permease subunit → MVEMFIRRKVLSLVISIVFVLLGIMALLKMPITQFPDIVPPSVTVTAKYTGANAEVSANAVALPLERAINGVPGMTYMSTVTSNDGLTLIQVFFEVGTDPDVAAVNVQNRVTTILDELPEEVIRAGVTTEKEVNSMLMYLNITSTDPSQDEQFIYNFTDINVLQELKRIDGVGRAEIMGQKEYSMRVWLDPQKMAAYTISADEVISSLQKQNISAAPGKVGETSGKTSSQLQYVIKYKGKFFEPKQYEEIPIRADIDGTILKLKDIAKVEFGAMNYGMVSKTDGRPSASIMMKQRPGSNASEVIESVKAKMEELKVSSFPPGMEYNMAYDVSRFLDASISAVLTTLIEAFILVGIVVFIFLQDWRSTLIPVLAVPVALVGTFAFMNMLDFSVNLLTLFALVLAIGIVVDNAIVVVEAVHVKMEEGMNAMDATVSATKEIAGAVVAITIVMSAVFIPVAFLDGPVGVFYRQFSLTLAISIVISGVNALTLTPALCAIILKPHAHDKKKTIIDRAFQSFNTGFERLTNGYVGILTKFATRTTVTFGLLFLFIALTFVTSKFLPTGFIPMEDQGMVYVSVTTPQGATVERTEKVLDEVTVMAKKIEGVENVTTLAGYSIVTEIAGSSYGMAMINLKDWKQRSISVNDLIAQLSEKTKGIADAQIEIFAPPTVPGFGNTSGFELRLLDRTGGTIENTDKITKDFVKKLNEAPELQNSFTSFDATFPQYMINVDYDMAAKKGISVDNAMSTLQTMLGSYYATNFIRFSQMYKVMVQASPEHRDTPESILNLYLKNDKGEMVPFSTFITIEKVYGPEVLTRYNMYMSAMINGEPAEGYSSGDAIAAVERVAKEVLPRGFDIEWSGMTREEILSGNQTVYIFLICLLFVYLLLAAQYESFLLPMPVLLSLPTGIFGSYIALVLAGLDNNIYAQVALVMLIGLLAKNAILIVEFAVARNKQGFDIIPAAIEGARQRLRPILMTSFAFVAGLIPLCIASGAGAIGNRSIGTAAAGGMLIGTIFGLVVIPGLYIFFAKLENKKKNETTKS, encoded by the coding sequence CATCAACGGAGTGCCGGGCATGACCTATATGTCTACGGTTACTTCAAATGATGGGCTTACCCTTATCCAGGTGTTTTTCGAAGTCGGAACAGATCCTGATGTAGCAGCAGTCAATGTACAGAACAGGGTAACTACAATCCTTGATGAACTTCCCGAAGAAGTAATCAGGGCCGGAGTTACCACTGAAAAGGAGGTGAACAGTATGCTGATGTACCTCAATATTACCAGTACTGACCCAAGCCAGGATGAACAGTTTATTTACAACTTTACAGACATCAACGTTCTTCAGGAATTGAAACGTATTGATGGAGTAGGTCGTGCCGAGATCATGGGACAGAAAGAATATTCCATGAGGGTGTGGCTCGATCCCCAAAAGATGGCAGCCTATACTATCTCTGCAGATGAAGTGATCAGCTCACTCCAGAAGCAGAATATTTCCGCAGCACCCGGAAAAGTAGGTGAGACCTCAGGAAAAACTTCCAGTCAGCTGCAATATGTAATCAAATATAAAGGTAAATTTTTCGAACCTAAGCAGTACGAAGAAATTCCTATCCGTGCTGATATAGACGGAACGATCTTAAAACTGAAAGATATTGCAAAAGTGGAATTCGGAGCAATGAATTACGGAATGGTTTCCAAAACAGACGGAAGACCTTCTGCGTCCATTATGATGAAACAACGTCCCGGGTCCAATGCTTCTGAAGTGATTGAAAGTGTCAAAGCCAAAATGGAAGAACTGAAAGTCTCCTCTTTCCCTCCGGGAATGGAGTATAATATGGCTTATGATGTGTCCAGGTTCCTTGACGCATCCATCAGTGCGGTATTGACAACTTTGATCGAAGCATTTATTCTGGTAGGAATTGTGGTATTTATCTTCCTTCAGGACTGGCGCTCAACATTGATTCCCGTACTGGCGGTTCCGGTAGCATTGGTAGGAACTTTTGCCTTTATGAATATGCTTGATTTCTCCGTCAACCTGTTGACCTTATTTGCCCTCGTCCTCGCCATCGGAATTGTGGTGGATAATGCAATTGTCGTCGTGGAAGCCGTTCACGTTAAAATGGAAGAAGGAATGAATGCCATGGATGCCACAGTGAGTGCTACAAAAGAAATAGCGGGAGCGGTCGTAGCAATCACCATTGTAATGTCTGCCGTATTTATTCCCGTAGCATTTCTGGATGGGCCGGTTGGTGTTTTTTACCGTCAGTTTTCACTGACGCTGGCGATCAGTATTGTGATTTCAGGGGTGAATGCCTTAACGCTTACGCCTGCGCTGTGTGCTATTATTTTAAAGCCTCATGCGCATGATAAAAAGAAAACCATTATCGACAGGGCTTTCCAGAGCTTTAATACAGGTTTTGAAAGATTGACTAACGGATATGTAGGTATATTAACAAAATTTGCCACAAGAACAACTGTTACGTTCGGCTTACTTTTCTTATTTATAGCATTAACTTTTGTAACCAGTAAATTCCTTCCGACCGGATTTATTCCGATGGAGGACCAGGGAATGGTGTACGTCAGTGTTACCACACCACAGGGAGCCACGGTGGAGAGAACAGAAAAAGTACTGGACGAAGTGACAGTGATGGCTAAGAAAATTGAAGGTGTGGAAAACGTAACAACACTTGCCGGATACAGTATTGTAACAGAAATTGCAGGTTCCTCCTACGGAATGGCAATGATCAACCTTAAAGACTGGAAACAACGAAGTATTTCAGTGAATGATCTAATTGCTCAACTTTCAGAAAAAACAAAAGGTATTGCCGATGCCCAGATAGAAATCTTTGCTCCACCAACCGTTCCCGGATTTGGAAATACCAGTGGCTTTGAATTGCGTTTACTGGACAGAACCGGCGGAACAATCGAAAATACCGATAAGATCACGAAGGATTTTGTTAAAAAACTGAATGAAGCACCGGAACTCCAAAACAGCTTTACCAGTTTCGATGCTACCTTCCCGCAATATATGATCAATGTAGATTACGATATGGCCGCGAAGAAAGGAATTTCTGTAGACAATGCAATGTCAACACTGCAGACTATGTTAGGTTCCTATTATGCAACAAACTTTATCCGTTTTAGTCAGATGTATAAAGTGATGGTTCAGGCTAGTCCCGAGCACAGGGATACCCCAGAGAGTATTTTGAATTTATATTTAAAGAATGACAAAGGCGAAATGGTCCCTTTTTCAACATTTATCACTATTGAAAAAGTATATGGTCCCGAAGTGCTGACAAGGTACAATATGTATATGTCGGCCATGATCAACGGGGAACCTGCGGAAGGGTATAGTTCCGGTGATGCCATTGCAGCCGTAGAACGCGTAGCTAAAGAGGTACTTCCGAGAGGTTTCGACATAGAATGGTCGGGAATGACAAGAGAAGAAATTTTGTCCGGAAACCAAACCGTTTATATTTTCCTGATCTGTTTATTGTTTGTATACCTTTTGCTGGCGGCGCAGTACGAAAGTTTCCTTCTTCCTATGCCCGTACTCTTAAGCCTGCCAACCGGGATCTTTGGTTCATATATCGCACTGGTATTGGCCGGACTGGATAATAATATCTATGCACAGGTTGCTCTGGTCATGTTGATCGGGCTTTTAGCTAAAAATGCCATCCTGATTGTAGAATTTGCCGTAGCCAGGAATAAACAGGGCTTTGATATCATTCCGGCCGCTATTGAAGGGGCAAGACAGCGTCTTCGTCCTATTCTGATGACTTCTTTTGCATTTGTGGCAGGTCTTATTCCTCTGTGTATTGCATCAGGAGCCGGTGCGATAGGAAACCGGTCGATTGGTACGGCAGCAGCAGGAGGAATGCTGATCGGAACTATTTTCGGATTGGTAGTCATCCCCGGGCTGTATATATTCTTTGCAAAACTTGAAAATAAGAAGAAAAATGAAACGACTAAATCATAG
- a CDS encoding TolC family protein encodes MKRLNHRNIVFGIAVISLSSCAVPKVADVKKARELPQEILKKGNSTNSEEFQQLNLKAYFTEPQLLELFDKVVQANPDFQIAQQRVEIANSFLQRSKMDLLPSLEVGVEASGNRYGKYTMEGVGNYDTNLSPNITEEQKINRDFTPNYWLGARSSWEIDAWGKLKNKKIAAQKKFLASAEGLRLLQVELFTDIANLYYQLVALDNRLAIYQKNYNLQQRAFEIVLAQREVGKATELAVQQFKAQNNNWLAEIEHIKVEIVTVEQAITTLTGSYGGDVKRGKTLMPTNMDVLNKNINVEAVIHSRPDVAANYYVLEASQADAKAARAAFYPKIDLGAGFGLNSFSVETLFKPSSLAGQLLGGLMVPVFNKGQLKYEFKVASKEQEIAFLNYQKSITTAFNELQSILKQTKIYERVLQLKSEEVGFLDRGVEVSNDLYLTGYANYFELINSQKSKLTAELDLLQFQHQNTRNNVLLFKALGGKLD; translated from the coding sequence ATGAAACGACTAAATCATAGAAATATAGTATTCGGAATTGCTGTCATAAGCCTTAGTTCCTGCGCAGTACCTAAAGTGGCTGATGTAAAAAAAGCCCGGGAGCTGCCGCAGGAAATTCTCAAAAAAGGGAATAGTACAAATTCAGAGGAATTTCAACAACTCAATTTGAAAGCGTATTTTACAGAACCACAATTGTTGGAGCTCTTTGATAAAGTAGTTCAGGCTAACCCTGATTTTCAGATTGCCCAACAGAGAGTAGAAATTGCCAATAGCTTTCTTCAGCGTTCCAAAATGGATCTGTTGCCCTCTTTGGAAGTGGGAGTAGAGGCTTCAGGCAACCGTTACGGAAAATATACCATGGAAGGAGTAGGAAATTATGATACCAATCTTTCTCCTAATATCACTGAGGAACAAAAGATCAACAGAGACTTTACACCCAATTATTGGCTGGGGGCAAGGAGCAGCTGGGAAATTGATGCCTGGGGTAAGTTAAAAAATAAAAAAATTGCAGCTCAAAAGAAATTTCTTGCTTCTGCGGAAGGGCTAAGGCTCTTACAGGTAGAGCTTTTTACTGATATCGCCAATTTATACTATCAACTGGTGGCTTTAGACAACCGTCTTGCCATTTATCAGAAAAATTATAACCTTCAGCAGCGCGCCTTTGAGATTGTTTTGGCCCAGCGTGAAGTCGGAAAAGCAACAGAACTGGCGGTACAGCAGTTTAAAGCTCAGAATAATAACTGGCTGGCTGAAATTGAACACATCAAAGTTGAGATTGTTACCGTTGAGCAAGCCATTACTACCCTCACCGGAAGCTATGGTGGTGATGTAAAACGAGGAAAGACCTTGATGCCTACCAATATGGATGTTTTAAATAAAAATATTAATGTGGAAGCTGTTATTCACTCTCGTCCTGATGTTGCAGCCAATTATTATGTGCTGGAAGCCTCGCAGGCCGACGCCAAAGCGGCAAGAGCTGCCTTCTACCCTAAAATAGACCTTGGTGCCGGTTTCGGGCTGAATTCTTTTTCCGTGGAAACGTTATTCAAACCAAGTTCCTTAGCAGGGCAATTGCTTGGTGGGCTTATGGTGCCCGTCTTTAATAAAGGACAATTGAAATACGAATTTAAAGTAGCAAGCAAAGAACAGGAAATCGCCTTTCTGAACTATCAGAAAAGTATTACCACCGCATTCAATGAATTGCAGTCTATTCTGAAGCAAACTAAAATCTACGAGAGGGTTTTGCAATTAAAATCTGAAGAAGTGGGATTTCTGGATCGGGGAGTAGAAGTCTCTAATGACCTCTATCTGACAGGATATGCGAATTATTTTGAACTGATCAATTCTCAAAAGAGCAAATTAACTGCTGAACTGGATTTATTACAGTTCCAGCATCAGAATACCAGGAATAACGTCCTTTTGTTTAAAGCACTCGGAGGGAAACTGGATTGA
- a CDS encoding cold shock domain-containing protein — translation MADSFSKKENFKKKIQKQKEKALRREERKTNNNKGKDMEDVFMYVDEFGRLTSTPPEQRQEINLEDIQLGAAPIIEEDPRKTGIVTFLSEKGYGFITEDNSKENIFFHNNNCAEPVKKGNKVSFEKEKSPKGFSAVEIQIVK, via the coding sequence ATGGCAGATTCTTTTTCTAAAAAGGAAAATTTCAAGAAAAAAATTCAAAAGCAAAAAGAAAAGGCGCTAAGACGCGAAGAACGTAAAACGAACAACAACAAAGGGAAGGACATGGAAGATGTATTCATGTACGTAGATGAATTCGGAAGATTAACATCTACTCCCCCTGAGCAAAGACAGGAAATCAACCTTGAAGATATTCAGCTTGGTGCAGCTCCTATCATTGAAGAAGATCCAAGAAAAACAGGAATTGTTACGTTCCTGAGTGAAAAAGGATATGGTTTTATTACAGAAGATAATTCCAAAGAAAATATCTTCTTCCACAACAACAACTGTGCGGAACCTGTGAAAAAAGGAAACAAGGTATCTTTTGAAAAAGAGAAGTCTCCTAAAGGGTTTTCAGCTGTTGAAATTCAGATTGTCAAATAA
- a CDS encoding VIT family protein — protein sequence MHHQLEKHYVNRVGWLRAAVLGANDGLLSTTSIVIGVAAAEPERHIIILAALAGMIAGAMSMAAGEYVSVSSQEDTEKADLIREKRELEEMPEIELRELAKIYEKRGCSKETALQVATELTEHNALEAHARDELGINEITQAKPLQAAIASFASFAVGALLPFTVSLLAPIKQMVYFQYGFSIIFLMLLGAVSARTGGSHMGIAMVRICFWGTVAMGITALVGHFFGVHVD from the coding sequence ATGCATCATCAGTTAGAAAAGCATTACGTAAACAGAGTGGGATGGCTCCGTGCGGCTGTATTGGGAGCAAATGACGGGTTATTATCTACAACAAGTATTGTCATTGGTGTTGCCGCAGCAGAACCGGAACGTCATATTATTATTCTTGCCGCATTAGCCGGAATGATTGCCGGGGCAATGTCTATGGCAGCCGGTGAATACGTGTCCGTAAGTTCCCAGGAAGACACCGAAAAAGCAGACCTTATCCGTGAAAAACGTGAATTGGAAGAAATGCCGGAAATAGAACTGCGGGAACTTGCTAAAATTTATGAAAAAAGAGGATGCAGCAAAGAAACGGCATTGCAGGTAGCTACAGAGCTTACAGAACATAATGCCCTGGAGGCCCATGCAAGAGATGAGCTGGGAATCAATGAAATAACACAGGCAAAACCTTTGCAGGCAGCTATTGCTTCATTCGCATCATTTGCTGTAGGAGCCCTATTGCCTTTTACGGTTTCCCTCCTGGCTCCGATTAAACAAATGGTTTATTTTCAATATGGTTTTTCAATTATATTTTTGATGCTTTTAGGAGCTGTATCAGCAAGAACGGGAGGCTCACATATGGGGATCGCCATGGTGAGAATCTGTTTTTGGGGTACTGTAGCAATGGGAATCACAGCACTGGTAGGACATTTTTTTGGCGTTCATGTGGATTAA
- a CDS encoding TonB-dependent receptor codes for MKKLLCSIPLLSGVLIVAQHKKDTTVQSKHIEEIIVSGVKKYAEKKSEYVAKMPLKNLENPQVYTVLPKELIQQQVATDLQSSLNLLPGVNNVSVSVGSGGVGLGLTMRGFSSNASAGALRNGMATNFVSLSDPVNLEAIEVIKGPSGTLFGSALLVGYGGFVNRVTKKPLHHFKGEIGYTAGSWSSNRVTVDVSTPLNKNKTFLARINAAYNNDGSFQDFGKSKSVAIAPSFSFKVNDRLDINLDFEYFDISRNTTYMGLITGKDIVFKDKSINDFNLDKKISYASDEIQSKAKIFNTFATANYKISDNWVSQTSFSSAKTENDAHYLFLNLSNKGTIRRDYYHIPSTFNLNEIQQNFIGNFNISEKIKNKILVGFDYTTTKTTDKRGVVQDIDQQIYKNKFGNLDKFVPVMFNDESSPYISQAAYQDILGRTNYRGYKRDYRNFSVYVSDVINVSDRLFAMASLRYDHFNSVSDKDIQNSWSPKLGLVYQVIKDKVSLFGNYMNGFKNIAPSSSLGEIRTYKPEQANQWEGGVKYELLDGKLSGTLSYYNIQVKDKVRSTPTEKDPTLTIQDGTQRSQGVEMDLITSPFHGFNIILGYGYNDSVYEKAKADVQGRRPAGQARHAGNFWLSYTIPSGKYSGFGIGAGGNAQSQFYLVDSSDVVSKGYAKFDASVFYDQSSYRIALKLNNFTNQQYYLGDSWTYVQNPRQLLLSLNYKF; via the coding sequence ATGAAGAAGCTATTGTGTTCAATACCCTTATTGTCGGGAGTATTGATCGTTGCACAACACAAAAAAGACACAACGGTTCAATCAAAACACATTGAAGAGATTATTGTTTCGGGGGTAAAAAAATATGCCGAGAAAAAATCTGAATATGTTGCCAAAATGCCTCTTAAGAACCTGGAAAACCCGCAGGTTTATACCGTTCTTCCCAAAGAATTAATACAACAGCAGGTAGCGACCGACCTCCAGAGCTCACTGAATCTCCTTCCCGGAGTAAATAACGTATCCGTAAGTGTAGGAAGCGGAGGGGTAGGCCTCGGTCTTACCATGCGCGGATTCAGTTCGAATGCCTCGGCAGGAGCGCTGCGAAATGGTATGGCGACAAACTTTGTCTCTCTATCCGATCCTGTAAACCTTGAAGCTATTGAAGTGATCAAAGGGCCGTCCGGAACCTTATTCGGGTCTGCATTATTGGTAGGCTACGGAGGATTTGTTAACAGAGTAACCAAAAAACCATTACACCATTTCAAAGGTGAAATAGGGTATACTGCGGGAAGCTGGAGCAGCAACCGTGTCACGGTAGATGTGAGTACACCGCTTAATAAGAACAAGACTTTTCTGGCCCGTATCAATGCCGCCTATAATAACGACGGAAGTTTCCAGGACTTCGGAAAATCAAAATCCGTGGCCATTGCGCCTTCTTTTTCCTTTAAAGTAAATGACCGCCTGGATATTAACCTTGATTTTGAATATTTTGATATTAGCCGTAATACTACTTATATGGGGCTGATAACAGGAAAAGATATTGTCTTCAAAGATAAAAGTATCAATGATTTTAATCTGGATAAAAAAATATCATACGCAAGTGATGAAATCCAGAGTAAAGCTAAAATATTCAACACTTTTGCCACGGCAAACTATAAAATATCAGATAACTGGGTTTCTCAAACCAGCTTCTCTTCTGCCAAAACAGAGAATGATGCCCATTATCTTTTCCTGAATTTATCCAACAAAGGAACTATAAGGAGAGATTATTACCATATCCCCAGCACATTTAATCTGAATGAAATTCAGCAAAACTTTATCGGCAATTTCAATATTTCGGAAAAAATTAAAAATAAAATATTGGTAGGATTTGATTATACTACTACCAAAACGACAGATAAAAGAGGGGTAGTACAGGATATTGACCAGCAGATTTATAAAAATAAATTTGGTAATCTGGATAAGTTTGTTCCGGTTATGTTTAATGATGAAAGCTCACCTTATATTTCGCAGGCTGCCTATCAGGATATATTGGGGCGAACAAACTATAGAGGCTATAAGCGTGATTACAGAAACTTCAGTGTGTATGTTTCTGATGTGATCAATGTCTCGGATCGTTTATTTGCGATGGCTTCCCTTAGATATGATCATTTCAACAGTGTTTCCGATAAAGATATTCAAAACTCGTGGTCTCCAAAACTCGGATTGGTTTATCAGGTGATAAAAGATAAGGTGTCTTTGTTTGGAAATTATATGAACGGTTTTAAAAATATAGCGCCAAGCAGCTCATTAGGTGAGATAAGAACTTATAAACCGGAACAGGCAAATCAATGGGAAGGAGGTGTGAAATATGAGTTACTGGACGGTAAGCTTTCCGGAACTCTAAGTTATTATAATATTCAGGTAAAAGATAAAGTACGCAGTACACCTACAGAAAAAGACCCCACCCTTACCATCCAGGATGGAACCCAAAGAAGTCAGGGAGTGGAAATGGATCTGATCACATCCCCATTTCATGGATTTAATATTATTCTGGGATACGGCTATAATGACAGTGTCTATGAAAAAGCAAAAGCAGATGTACAGGGAAGAAGACCGGCCGGACAGGCAAGACACGCCGGAAACTTCTGGTTAAGTTATACCATTCCTTCTGGGAAATACTCAGGTTTTGGTATCGGCGCAGGGGGAAATGCACAATCCCAGTTCTATCTTGTAGACAGTTCTGATGTCGTATCTAAAGGATATGCAAAGTTTGATGCTTCTGTTTTCTATGATCAGTCATCATACAGAATTGCCCTCAAACTAAACAATTTTACCAATCAGCAGTATTACCTTGGCGATTCCTGGACGTATGTGCAGAATCCACGCCAGCTTTTACTTTCATTAAACTATAAATTCTAA
- a CDS encoding alpha/beta hydrolase, with product MRTGLLFIVLWAGLLQFKAQATQIENISIGMKIPLKSEFLHEERSVYVSLPEGYDQYTKTSYPVIYVLDAENNFNYLSSVYQYLSKEPFGILPQAILVAIANTNRTRDLTPTKASKEMNFAGKKQTMFTESGGNEVFMKFIKEELYPFIEKKYRSNDYKVLIGHSFGGLTAVNNLLSDPFFNAYIANDPSLWWDKELMVRKAENSTKDFKNIKFFLAQANNAEARNVKDDEHEIAIGKFKNLLEQQKLKNLSWKYEFYQNDDHGTVPLPGNNDGLRFIFKSNKWNFREALKDPALINQHYQAFSKDLNHTFKPTELFFKKIINIAKERGTPESVKALERLEKQYYPS from the coding sequence ATGAGAACCGGATTATTATTTATAGTACTATGGGCGGGACTGTTACAGTTCAAAGCACAGGCAACTCAGATTGAAAATATCAGTATAGGAATGAAAATTCCATTGAAATCGGAGTTTCTTCATGAAGAACGTTCCGTTTACGTGTCTCTTCCTGAAGGATATGATCAGTATACCAAAACAAGCTATCCCGTGATTTATGTATTGGATGCTGAAAATAATTTCAACTACCTTTCCTCAGTATATCAGTATTTGAGTAAAGAGCCATTTGGCATTTTACCACAAGCCATTCTGGTAGCGATAGCCAATACAAACCGTACCAGGGATCTGACACCTACAAAAGCTTCGAAAGAAATGAACTTTGCGGGTAAAAAACAGACAATGTTTACAGAAAGCGGAGGCAATGAAGTATTTATGAAGTTTATCAAAGAAGAGCTCTATCCGTTCATTGAAAAGAAATATCGTTCAAATGACTACAAAGTTTTGATAGGTCATTCATTCGGAGGACTTACAGCAGTCAATAACCTTTTGTCAGATCCGTTTTTTAATGCTTATATAGCCAATGACCCAAGCCTTTGGTGGGATAAAGAGCTGATGGTCAGAAAAGCAGAGAACTCGACAAAAGATTTTAAAAATATTAAATTTTTCCTCGCTCAGGCCAATAATGCAGAGGCAAGAAATGTTAAAGACGATGAACATGAAATCGCCATTGGTAAATTCAAAAACCTGCTGGAGCAGCAAAAGCTGAAAAACCTCAGCTGGAAATATGAATTCTATCAAAATGACGACCATGGAACAGTTCCTTTACCCGGTAATAATGACGGACTACGCTTTATATTCAAATCAAATAAATGGAATTTCAGGGAGGCTCTGAAAGATCCTGCACTTATCAACCAGCATTATCAGGCATTTTCCAAAGATTTGAATCATACTTTTAAGCCTACCGAATTATTCTTTAAAAAGATAATTAACATCGCCAAAGAAAGAGGTACACCGGAATCGGTAAAAGCCTTGGAAAGGCTGGAAAAACAATATTATCCATCATGA
- a CDS encoding PepSY domain-containing protein has translation MNDKAKIPKKKGKSLFSRIVAWLHLWPSIVAGVILVVVSLSGTIIVYCDEIMDWSAGKARYVAVPDNAERVSSDVLKQNFRKANPGYDISEFVFFKDPKRSVRIRAFSPEGPKLAMVYADPYTGKILKKDESLQFFFVMAHFHASFLAGKTGGWVVAFATIIFVISTVTGLILWWPKKWNKTTRQASFTIKWKARFKRFNYDLHNVYGFYSLLVCFMLGMTGLIIFFEPLMNTTVKMTNGTTEHLMDILPRQDSTKTAKDIVPFAYEVLNKSGEKEVSIWNFERKKLGAYIFTSGKVGLKSIEHASLSIYDMYSGKEIHIGRKYLQHEKTENIVWQLHMGQWWGQIGKLSTFLAGIIATSLPITGFLIWWGRRNKSKKKKETKNNHKHRVSAHQGQTT, from the coding sequence ATGAATGATAAAGCGAAAATTCCAAAGAAAAAAGGAAAATCTCTTTTCAGCAGGATTGTAGCATGGCTTCACTTATGGCCAAGTATTGTTGCAGGAGTGATTCTGGTCGTGGTATCTCTTTCAGGAACCATTATTGTTTATTGCGACGAAATTATGGACTGGAGTGCCGGCAAGGCAAGATACGTCGCTGTTCCCGACAATGCAGAGCGGGTATCTTCTGACGTACTAAAACAGAATTTCAGGAAAGCTAATCCGGGGTACGACATTTCAGAGTTTGTGTTCTTTAAAGATCCGAAAAGAAGCGTCCGTATCAGGGCTTTCAGTCCCGAAGGGCCAAAGTTGGCCATGGTCTACGCAGATCCGTACACAGGTAAAATTCTCAAAAAAGATGAATCACTCCAGTTTTTCTTTGTCATGGCTCATTTTCATGCCTCATTTCTGGCGGGAAAGACAGGAGGTTGGGTGGTAGCCTTCGCTACGATTATTTTTGTGATCAGCACGGTCACGGGGCTTATCTTGTGGTGGCCCAAAAAATGGAATAAAACCACGAGGCAGGCGAGTTTTACGATAAAATGGAAAGCACGATTCAAAAGATTTAATTATGATCTTCACAATGTATACGGCTTTTATTCGCTTCTTGTGTGCTTCATGCTGGGAATGACAGGGCTTATTATTTTCTTTGAACCTCTGATGAATACTACTGTAAAGATGACCAACGGGACTACAGAACATTTAATGGACATTCTACCCAGGCAGGATTCTACGAAAACAGCAAAGGATATTGTTCCGTTCGCTTATGAAGTACTGAACAAAAGTGGTGAAAAAGAAGTCAGTATCTGGAATTTTGAAAGAAAGAAACTGGGAGCCTATATTTTCACTTCAGGAAAAGTAGGACTTAAAAGTATTGAGCATGCCTCTTTGAGTATTTATGATATGTATTCAGGAAAAGAGATACATATCGGAAGAAAATATCTGCAACATGAAAAGACCGAAAATATAGTCTGGCAACTGCATATGGGGCAATGGTGGGGACAGATCGGAAAATTATCTACATTTCTGGCCGGTATCATCGCTACTTCATTACCTATTACCGGGTTCCTGATCTGGTGGGGAAGAAGAAATAAATCCAAAAAGAAAAAAGAAACAAAAAATAATCATAAACACAGAGTATCGGCCCATCAGGGGCAAACTACCTGA